Within the Thermanaeromonas toyohensis ToBE genome, the region CGGCTATGGTAGCTGCTACATCGGCATAAGTTTCTCGGGCACCCAGATCTATACCCTGCCGCCAAGAAGGGCTATAAGCTAGCAAGGGTACATACTCGCGGGTATGGTCTGTCCCAAAAGCTGTAGGATCGCAGCCGTGATCAGCAGTTATAAACATAAGATCATTATAATTTAATTCCGCCATCAAAACTGGAAGGTTTTGATCAAAAAACTCTAAGGCTTGAGCAAAGCCATAAACGTCTCGTCGATGTCCATAGAGGGTATCAAAATCTACCAAGTTAGTCCATATTAAACCTCTTTTCATCATCCGCAGGGCCTTTAAAGTAGTCTCTATGCCTTCCTTATTTCCTGAGGTATGAAGGCTATAGGTAATGCCCCTTCCCGCAAAAATATCCTCTATTTTACCTATACCATATACTTCTAATCCAGCCTCTTTAAGGTTATCTAAAACTGTGGGTCGGGGAGGGGGAAGAGAAAAGTCCCTTCTTCCTTCCGTCCTCACAAAACTCCCTGGCTTTCCTCGAAAAGGCCTGGCTATTACCCTAGCGACCATATGCTCTCCTGTTAATATTTCTCTGGCTACCTGACAAAGCCAGTAAAGCTCTTCCAAAGGGATTACCTCTTCATGGGCAGCAATCTGAAACACACTATCAGCAGAGGTATATATTATAGGAAAGCCTGTCTTAATATGGAACTCTCCTAATTCCTCGATTATTTCC harbors:
- a CDS encoding phosphopentomutase; the protein is MFQRVLLIVLDGVGVGELPDAFRYKDIGVNTLAHISAITKIRLPNLERLGLGHIIQLPSIPPSKNPIGAYGKMAEKSAGKDTTTGHWELAGLWLTKPFPTYPAGFPKEIIKEFERRTGRKTLGNKPASGTEIIEELGEFHIKTGFPIIYTSADSVFQIAAHEEVIPLEELYWLCQVAREILTGEHMVARVIARPFRGKPGSFVRTEGRRDFSLPPPRPTVLDNLKEAGLEVYGIGKIEDIFAGRGITYSLHTSGNKEGIETTLKALRMMKRGLIWTNLVDFDTLYGHRRDVYGFAQALEFFDQNLPVLMAELNYNDLMFITADHGCDPTAFGTDHTREYVPLLAYSPSWRQGIDLGARETYADVAATIAENFKVQPPPYGKSFLEALEGLL